In Planctomycetia bacterium, one DNA window encodes the following:
- a CDS encoding DUF3883 domain-containing protein translates to MMRAIRDKSAGADYPDRIRRLREKLGLTQVELAEQLGVSFASVNRWENGQAKPGALAWQQLLRLESSGVGGAGAMPGIREHSTPANPTTDFLTSPDRVRLFAEAERLSFGHLFNPTFATEISLIDPLPHQRIAVYEHMLPQPRLRFLLADDAGAGKTIMAGLYIREMLARRLIRRVLVVPPAGLVGNWERELRTLFSLNFKVVRGADARIDNPFATAESDHLICSVDTLGGDRMFGRLQEQSVEPYDLVIFDEAHKLSADREADLSVRRTDRYRLAEALAGIHTGDVRWSLRWAAQHLLLLTATPHMGKDFPYYCLWRLLEPEVLPTVDAFNAYPRDARAKRFIRRTKEEMVHLDGRPLYPTRESSTLSFDLTQGGVSEQALYDQTTAYMTAFYNRAQILNRSAARLAMSVFQRRLTSSTYALMRSFERRLARLDNFISELRAGRVTPEQMLAAQRRLDELEDPFDSTTADDDANDEGQERHEIAEEKLLQAIVYTSLGELEAERAEVGRLLSLAEAVLATGHESKFEKLREILTDPKFRDEKLIVFTEHRDTLEWLGQRLEALGFTDKIAFLHGGMDYKVRERQVEQFRKPDGAQYLVATDAAGEGINLQFCWLMVNYDIPWNPARLEQRMGRIHRYKQQHDPVIIVNLVAGKTREGRVQATQLRKLEAMRRELGSDKVFDVIGRTYENVSMTALMAQCLTEEGASEAERKIEGTLTREQIEALEAREKRLFGDGGDVKRELPRLRDEAQVEAFRRLLPGYVRGFVERAAAQLDFSIEGDLDGFFALRPGRTAGLDLLWSVLETYPEEARERLTIHRPKDADDAIFLHPGEPLFERLRAVVLDRFAADARRGGIFIDPTAERAYIVHLLELSVVRRAASATGADVDAEMLECRLVGLKDEAGVIEECPVEYLLLLRGSDRFPPEFARVAMAADESMIRTTQYATEKLAEPLAAARQRALLDSLAEREEFLMRGYNSQDAELASHRARLTDRVRAGDAKARAAVEAIKQQQRTLADRRDAAVAALRAEPAEIVPGEIRFLAHALVVPSSDPEDRKRHDGEVEAVAMQVATAYEQALGATVRDVSTPPKARAAGLSDSPGFDLLSIHPTGERRAIEVKGRAAIGDVEVTENEWAKACNLRDGYWLYTVFNCASQHPQITRVRDPFKKLLFRAKGGVVIDENAIFAAAES, encoded by the coding sequence ATGATGCGTGCGATACGTGACAAATCCGCTGGTGCCGACTACCCCGACCGGATTCGGCGTCTCCGCGAAAAGCTGGGCCTGACCCAAGTCGAACTTGCGGAACAGCTCGGTGTTTCGTTTGCTTCCGTTAACCGCTGGGAGAACGGACAGGCGAAACCAGGCGCGCTAGCATGGCAGCAACTTCTGCGGCTTGAATCTTCAGGGGTGGGCGGCGCCGGTGCCATGCCTGGCATCCGAGAGCACTCGACGCCTGCCAACCCTACTACGGACTTTCTTACGTCGCCTGACCGGGTGAGGCTATTCGCCGAGGCTGAGCGACTCTCATTCGGCCATCTCTTCAATCCGACATTCGCCACAGAAATCTCGCTCATCGATCCGCTGCCGCACCAGCGCATTGCTGTGTATGAGCACATGCTTCCGCAGCCGCGCTTGCGGTTTCTGCTCGCGGATGATGCCGGTGCTGGCAAGACGATCATGGCGGGACTGTACATCCGCGAAATGTTGGCGCGGCGCCTCATTCGGCGCGTCCTCGTTGTGCCACCTGCGGGGCTGGTTGGAAACTGGGAGCGGGAGCTTCGCACGCTCTTTAGTCTGAATTTCAAGGTCGTTCGCGGCGCTGACGCACGTATCGACAACCCATTCGCAACGGCCGAAAGTGATCACCTGATTTGCAGCGTGGATACGCTCGGTGGGGATCGCATGTTTGGGCGGCTGCAAGAACAGTCGGTCGAGCCATACGACCTAGTGATTTTTGACGAGGCGCACAAGCTGTCCGCGGACCGCGAGGCTGATCTCTCAGTCCGGCGTACGGACCGCTACAGGCTCGCGGAGGCGCTTGCGGGAATTCACACCGGAGACGTACGCTGGTCGCTTCGATGGGCGGCGCAGCACCTCCTGTTGCTCACGGCGACGCCGCACATGGGGAAGGACTTTCCGTACTACTGCCTTTGGCGGCTGCTTGAACCGGAGGTTCTGCCGACCGTCGACGCATTCAACGCTTACCCGCGGGACGCGCGAGCAAAACGATTCATCCGGCGAACCAAGGAAGAAATGGTGCATTTGGATGGTCGACCGCTGTATCCGACGCGCGAATCGAGCACGCTCAGCTTCGACTTGACCCAAGGCGGCGTCAGCGAGCAAGCGTTGTACGACCAGACGACGGCCTACATGACCGCTTTCTACAACCGTGCTCAGATTCTAAACCGCTCCGCCGCGCGACTCGCTATGAGCGTGTTTCAGCGACGATTGACCAGTTCGACCTACGCGCTAATGAGGTCATTCGAACGGCGCCTTGCTCGTCTGGATAACTTTATCTCGGAGCTGCGCGCGGGGCGCGTAACGCCGGAGCAAATGCTCGCCGCTCAGCGGCGGCTGGACGAGCTGGAAGATCCGTTCGACAGCACAACCGCCGACGACGATGCGAATGACGAGGGGCAGGAGCGGCATGAGATCGCGGAGGAAAAGCTGCTTCAGGCGATCGTTTACACATCCCTTGGCGAGCTTGAGGCAGAGCGCGCGGAAGTCGGGCGACTGCTAAGCCTCGCCGAAGCCGTCCTCGCCACTGGGCACGAATCGAAATTTGAGAAACTACGGGAGATTCTGACAGACCCGAAGTTCCGGGACGAAAAGCTCATTGTATTCACCGAACATCGCGACACGCTGGAATGGCTAGGCCAGCGGCTCGAAGCCCTCGGGTTCACCGACAAAATCGCCTTCCTGCACGGGGGCATGGACTACAAGGTGCGCGAGCGGCAAGTCGAACAATTTCGGAAGCCAGACGGTGCGCAATACCTCGTGGCCACCGACGCGGCCGGCGAAGGAATCAACCTGCAATTTTGCTGGCTGATGGTGAACTACGACATACCCTGGAACCCCGCTCGTCTCGAACAGCGAATGGGGCGCATTCACCGCTATAAGCAGCAACACGATCCTGTCATCATCGTGAATCTTGTCGCCGGAAAAACGCGCGAAGGCCGCGTGCAGGCCACGCAGCTCCGCAAGTTGGAAGCGATGCGCCGGGAACTCGGCTCCGACAAGGTCTTTGATGTCATCGGCCGCACGTACGAAAACGTGTCCATGACCGCGCTGATGGCGCAGTGCCTGACGGAGGAAGGCGCGTCGGAAGCCGAGAGGAAAATCGAGGGCACGCTGACAAGGGAGCAAATCGAGGCTTTGGAGGCACGTGAGAAGCGACTGTTCGGTGACGGCGGTGATGTGAAGCGGGAACTGCCACGGCTGCGCGACGAGGCGCAGGTCGAAGCGTTTCGCCGACTCCTACCAGGATATGTGCGTGGCTTCGTCGAGCGTGCCGCCGCGCAGCTGGACTTCAGCATTGAGGGTGATCTCGATGGCTTCTTCGCTCTGCGACCGGGACGGACGGCGGGGCTCGATCTGCTCTGGTCGGTGCTTGAGACCTACCCCGAAGAAGCGCGCGAACGGCTGACAATTCACCGGCCTAAAGACGCGGACGACGCGATCTTCCTCCATCCGGGTGAGCCGCTGTTCGAGCGACTGCGCGCGGTCGTGCTCGATCGGTTCGCTGCCGACGCTCGGCGTGGTGGCATCTTCATTGATCCCACGGCGGAGCGAGCCTACATCGTGCATCTGCTGGAGCTCAGCGTCGTACGCAGGGCGGCGTCGGCCACTGGGGCTGATGTTGACGCCGAAATGTTGGAATGCCGCCTGGTCGGCCTTAAGGACGAAGCCGGCGTAATCGAGGAATGCCCCGTCGAGTATCTCCTGCTGCTCCGCGGGAGCGACCGATTCCCGCCCGAGTTTGCCCGCGTTGCGATGGCCGCGGATGAGTCGATGATCCGCACAACGCAGTATGCAACTGAAAAGCTGGCGGAGCCGCTTGCCGCCGCCCGACAAAGGGCGCTGCTCGACTCGCTCGCCGAGCGCGAAGAGTTCCTCATGCGGGGTTACAACTCCCAGGATGCGGAGTTGGCCAGTCACCGGGCCCGCTTGACTGACCGTGTTCGCGCCGGCGACGCCAAGGCGCGCGCGGCTGTGGAAGCCATCAAGCAACAGCAGCGGACGCTCGCCGACCGCCGGGATGCGGCCGTCGCAGCGCTGCGGGCCGAACCGGCTGAGATCGTGCCCGGCGAGATTCGATTCCTCGCGCACGCCTTGGTAGTTCCGTCGAGCGATCCCGAAGACCGCAAGCGTCACGATGGCGAGGTCGAGGCGGTCGCCATGCAGGTCGCCACAGCGTACGAGCAGGCACTTGGGGCGACGGTCCGAGATGTATCGACGCCGCCGAAGGCGCGGGCCGCCGGCCTGTCAGACAGTCCGGGCTTCGACCTGCTCTCCATCCACCCAACGGGCGAACGGCGGGCAATCGAGGTGAAGGGTCGCGCCGCCATCGGCGACGTGGAAGTTACCGAGAACGAATGGGCTAAGGCCTGCAACCTGCGTGACGGCTACTGGCTCTATACCGTGTTCAATTGTGCGTCGCAGCATCCGCAGATTACGCGGGTGCGCGACCCGTTCAAGAAACTCCTGTTCCGTGCCAAGGGTGGCGTCGTGATTGACGAGAACGCTATCTTCGCCGCGGCGGAATCATAG